One window of the Desulfatiglans sp. genome contains the following:
- a CDS encoding DUF2239 family protein translates to MVEQDVKNCTAFSENRMIASGSMPEVTKKVKEFMEKEDQASILIFDDNTAEPVEVDLRGTMADVLERLKKADASGGSSAPEESDKPLQRPGRPRLGVVAREVTLMPRHWEWLNIQPGGASVALRKLVEEARKANSGKDRVRKAQEAAYRFMTTMAGNLPGYEEATRALYANDPERFKTLIASWPSDIRAYAERLAGAAFEER, encoded by the coding sequence ATGGTAGAGCAGGATGTAAAAAATTGTACTGCATTTAGTGAAAACCGAATGATTGCGTCTGGCAGCATGCCAGAGGTTACAAAGAAGGTAAAAGAGTTTATGGAAAAAGAAGATCAGGCTTCCATACTCATTTTTGACGATAACACTGCTGAACCTGTGGAGGTAGATTTAAGGGGCACAATGGCAGATGTGCTTGAAAGACTTAAAAAGGCAGACGCTTCGGGTGGTTCATCAGCGCCGGAAGAGTCTGATAAACCATTGCAGCGGCCTGGCCGCCCAAGGCTTGGTGTTGTTGCCCGTGAGGTAACGCTGATGCCGCGTCACTGGGAATGGCTTAACATTCAGCCGGGGGGCGCGTCTGTGGCCCTGCGCAAGCTTGTTGAAGAGGCAAGAAAGGCGAACAGCGGCAAAGACAGGGTGCGTAAGGCACAGGAGGCTGCATACAGGTTTATGACCACCATGGCAGGTAACCTGCCTGGTTATGAGGAGGCAACAAGGGCTTTGTATGCAAATGACCCGGAACGGTTTAAAACCCTGATTGCTTCATGGCCTTCGGATATCAGGGCGTATGCCGAAAGGCTTGCAGGGGCGGCATTTGAAGAAAGGTAG